A window of Mytilus edulis chromosome 10, xbMytEdul2.2, whole genome shotgun sequence contains these coding sequences:
- the LOC139493311 gene encoding toll-like receptor 4, with amino-acid sequence MKHLAKLRLCLLLMCFHTGSSKTCRLKERNTIADCTKIGLQDIPKNLPLNISELDLSHNKISFLRSHAFQRFELLTVLKIDYNNLENIERESFNGLSKLRWLSMEKNKLDISSRDFKHVFKPLINLNHLDIRYNMDKLVTKATVEYPFFGYMSNLTTLYMDLAENPVFNSSGFELMLNLQTVRFEKCYLKQMLNDTLINLPRNIISIYFYRCYSLISFVEPNFLRPLPVLKELNMFKVRIRFEDALKLLYPFTGKEMTSISFIQVIGFAAKPVFITRDMVKYLKEICVQTLVLGECEIVGYEENSLLAFKYPQCLEYVVFSGNRFSLGIENHEMELIVVAMKATNLKYFDLSYNAINFNDVTYCNIEALRNVSYRNEIYSNGCKVKTKVAEQYQSSNSNLRYSEMTEEINITVSMPANLTFFRLSHYMTSYKEYGLNFFVKNSATLRYLDLSYWKVSYFPNIYSVTPFNIKYLDLTGVSSMLFIHKSSVPIFQNIETAVMKDSMIDETIRRNGNVFKLFPTVEKFDISYNNVLYLDDDSFSFNTRLSNLNMANNLLSTIPKTVMSLAHLNRLDIRYNRIQTIGQTFRTWLDSKSESRKFLLLIKGNSFKCTCDTADFIQWLFKTKVSFDQNKKRYNCTLTNGTETNTLLVYSRFHDHFGNCDSKTWLRLGIGLIVSFFGLTIIIGVIFNFRWKITYWVYQNFRKAVEKRLERKFRYDIYLTYADDRIQWVREVLLPRIENSWNMTVCLEDRDFPLGISQADAIANAVAGSKHAIFIISDIYSEKAWSQYEIERVKYEKCSNYLQKIVVIVKDANVSSILHELDNILQHVIIIDWTNDEQGWDKLRMALFTEAF; translated from the coding sequence ATGAAGCATTTAGCTAAACTGAGATTATGCTTGCTCTTGATGTGTTTCCATACTGGATCTTCTAAGACATGCCGATTGAAAGAAAGAAACACTATTGCAGACTGCACAAAGATTGGACTACAAGACATACCTAAAAACTTGCCACTGAACATATCAGAGCTTGATCTAAGTCATAATAAAATATCATTCCTTAGAAGCCATGCATTCCAACGATTTGAGCTTTTGACGgtattaaaaattgattataacaATTTAGAGAACATTGAAAGAGAATCATTCAACGGTCTTTCCAAACTAAGATGGCTTTCAATGGAGAAAAACAAACTTGATATTTCATCACGTGATTTCAAACATGTATTTAAACCTTTGATTAATTTGAACCATTTAGACATTAGATACAATATGGATAAATTGGTAACCAAAGCTACAGTAGAATATCCATTTTTCGGTTACATGTCTAACCTGACAACTCTATACATGGACCTGGCTGAAAACCCTGTTTTCAACTCGAGTGGTTTTGAGTTGATGCTTAACCTTCAAACTGTTAGATTTGAAAAATGCTATTTAAAACAAATGCTTAACGACACTTTGATAAACTTACCACGAAATATTatctcaatttatttttataggtgtTATTCGTTGATATCCTTTGTAGAACCTAACTTTTTAAGACCTTTACCTGTACTGAAGGAACTAAATATGTTCAAAGTTCGTATCCGATTCGAAGATGCATTGAAACTTTTGTATCCGTTTACTGGCAAGGAAATGACATCGATAAGCTTTATACAAGTAATTGGTTTTGCAGCTAAGCCAGTCTTCATTACTCGTGATATggtgaaatatttaaaagaaatttgcGTTCAAACATTAGTTCTAGGAGAATGTGAGATAGTTGGATATGAGGAAAATTCTTTACTTGCTTTTAAATATCCACAATGTTTGGAATATGTTGTATTTTCAGGCAATCGGTTTTCACTGGGAATAGAAAATCATGAAATGGAACTCATAGTTGTTGCAATGAAAGCAACAAACTTGAAGTACTTTGACTTATCGTACAATGCCATTAATTTCAATGATGTGACGTACTGTAATATTGAGGCTCTTCGAAATGTTTCCTATAGAAACGAAATATATAGCAATGGGTGTAAAGTTAAAACGAAAGTAGCTGAACAATACCAAAGTTCAAATTCAAATCTTCGATATTCTGAAATGACTGAAGAAATAAACATAACTGTTTCGATGCCTGCAAATCTAACCTTTTTCCGACTATCGCATTATATGACATCATATAAAGAGTACGGACtaaatttctttgtaaaaaaCTCAGCTACTTTGCGATACCTGGATTTGTCGTACTGGAAAGTTTCATATTTTCCAAATATATACTCCGTCACACCATTCAACATAAAATACTTGGACTTAACTGGTGTCAGCTCAATGCTTTTTATCCACAAATCATCAGTGCCTATATTTCAAAATATCGAAACTGCAGTTATGAAGGATTCAATGATTGATGAAACCATTAGAAGAAATGGTAATGTATTTAAACTATTCCCGACTGTTGAAAAGTTTGATATATCATACAACAATGTGTTATATCTGGATGATGATTCTTTTTCGTTTAATACAAGACTATCGAACCTGAACATGGCAAACAATTTACTATCAACAATTCCAAAGACAGTGATGAGTTTAGCGCACCTAAATAGATTGGATATCAGATATAATCGAATTCAGACAATTGGACAAACATTCAGAACCTGGCTTGATTCGAAAAGTGAAAGTAGAAAGTTTCTTCTACTTATAAAAGGTAATAGTTTTAAGTGTACTTGTGATACAGCCGATTTCATTCAATGGTTATTCAAAACGAAAGTTAGTTTTGATCAGAACAAAAAACGATACAATTGTACTTTGACAAATGGAACAGAAACCAATACATTGTTGGTTTACAGCCGGTTTCATGACCATTTCGGTAACTGTGATAGCAAAACTTGGTTACGTTTAGGAATTGGCCTCATCGTTTCCTTTTTTGGATTGACTATTATTATTGGAGTTATCTTTAACTTTCGATGGAAAATAACATATTGGGTATACCAAAATTTTAGGAAGGCAGTAGAAAAAAGGTTGGAAAGAAAGTTTAGATATGACATCTACTTGACATATGCCGATGACAGAATTCAATGGGTTCGTGAAGTTCTCCTGCCGCGAATAGAAAACTCATGGAATATGACGGTTTGCCTAGAAGATCGAGATTTCCCACTTGGAATTTCGCAAGCAGATGCGATAGCAAATGCTGTCGCGGGAAGTAAACATGCTATTTTCATTATTTCAGACATATATAGCGAGAAAGCCTGGAGTCAATATGAAATTGAAagagtaaaatatgaaaaatgttcaaattatttgcaaaaaattgttgttattgttaaaGATGCAAATGTGTCTTCCATTTTACACGAATTAGACAACATTTTACAACATGTGATAATAATAGATTGGACAAATGATGAACAAGGTTGGGATAAATTACGTATGGCATTGTTTACGGAGGCGTTTTGA